A portion of the Pseudomonas sp. PSE14 genome contains these proteins:
- a CDS encoding VWA domain-containing protein, protein MDIDLSAFHFLRPLWLLVLIPGVLLPLLWARRHDLARRLDGVIAPHLLKHLVITPRDNQRLRPVHLLAALLVLGGVAAAGPTWEQDRPDFLDNRAPLILAVDLSASMDADDVPPSRLAAAKHKLHDLIQRRAGSRVALLAYAGSAHLVLPATDDPALLDSFLQALSTRLIERSGKDALGSIRLAKRLLAAEQSPGTLVLVTDGADASQFDAIGQELQGSDLQVLVLAVGSQDGGLLPGANGQSRLDDQGRPQLGRFDAEGLKGLADAANAPLGSLTLNDDVLDWIELHAQQHFQAVRGDDQTVHWKDAGYWLCWPLLLLALFSVRRGWRVHWLSGVLLALGLGLPPQPAHAGALADAFFTPDQQGRWAFEHGHYPQAAEHFDDAYWKGLAAYRAAEFDVALASFARLDSAPGYFYLGNTYVRLSKFEQAIAAYQQALRVQADFPEAQANLALAQALLKDRDDQQEAGPPDEKADKIEFDNKTGKGKTVQMKSQQASSDQLWLNNLTTSPEQFLRRKFQLQDAARETAP, encoded by the coding sequence ATGGACATCGACCTGAGCGCCTTCCACTTCCTGCGTCCGTTGTGGCTGCTGGTGCTGATCCCCGGCGTGCTCCTGCCGCTGCTGTGGGCACGTCGCCATGACCTGGCACGCCGACTCGATGGCGTTATCGCGCCGCATCTGCTGAAGCACCTGGTCATCACCCCGCGCGACAACCAGCGCCTGCGCCCGGTGCATCTCCTGGCCGCGCTGCTGGTGTTGGGCGGCGTGGCGGCCGCCGGCCCGACCTGGGAGCAAGACCGCCCGGACTTCCTCGACAACCGCGCGCCGCTGATTCTTGCCGTGGACCTGTCCGCCTCGATGGACGCCGACGACGTGCCGCCCTCGCGCCTGGCAGCCGCCAAGCACAAGCTGCACGACCTCATCCAGCGCCGCGCGGGCAGTCGCGTCGCGCTGCTCGCCTATGCCGGCAGCGCCCATCTGGTGCTGCCGGCCACCGACGATCCGGCGTTGCTCGACAGCTTCCTGCAAGCCCTGTCGACCCGCCTGATCGAGCGCAGCGGCAAGGACGCACTGGGCTCCATCCGCCTCGCCAAGCGCCTGCTGGCGGCCGAACAGTCCCCGGGCACCCTGGTGCTGGTCACCGACGGCGCCGATGCCAGCCAGTTCGATGCGATCGGCCAGGAGCTGCAGGGCAGCGACCTGCAGGTGCTGGTGCTGGCGGTTGGCAGCCAGGATGGCGGCCTGTTGCCTGGTGCCAATGGCCAATCGCGGCTCGATGACCAGGGCCGGCCGCAACTCGGCCGCTTCGACGCGGAGGGTCTCAAGGGTCTGGCCGATGCGGCGAATGCGCCCCTGGGCAGCCTGACCTTGAATGACGACGTGCTGGACTGGATCGAGCTGCACGCTCAGCAACACTTCCAGGCGGTGCGCGGTGACGATCAGACGGTGCACTGGAAAGACGCCGGCTACTGGCTGTGCTGGCCGCTGTTATTGCTGGCGTTGTTCAGCGTGCGCCGTGGCTGGCGGGTGCACTGGCTGAGCGGCGTGCTGCTGGCCCTGGGCCTGGGCTTGCCGCCGCAGCCTGCACACGCAGGCGCCCTGGCGGATGCTTTCTTCACCCCGGATCAGCAGGGCCGCTGGGCCTTCGAGCACGGGCACTATCCGCAGGCGGCCGAGCATTTCGACGACGCCTACTGGAAGGGGCTGGCCGCCTACCGCGCCGCCGAATTCGACGTTGCGCTGGCCAGTTTCGCCCGCCTGGACAGTGCGCCGGGGTATTTCTACCTGGGCAATACCTATGTGCGCCTGTCGAAGTTCGAGCAGGCCATTGCGGCCTATCAGCAGGCGCTACGGGTACAGGCGGACTTCCCCGAAGCCCAGGCCAACCTAGCCCTGGCCCAGGCGCTGCTGAAGGACCGCGACGACCAGCAGGAGGCCGGGCCGCCGGACGAGAAGGCCGACAAGATCGAGTTCGACAACAAGACCGGCAAGGGCAAAACGGTGCAAATGAAGAGTCAGCAGGCCAGCTCGGACCAGCTGTGGCTGAACAACCTGACGACGTCGCCGGAGCAGTTCCTGCGGCGCAAGTTCCAGCTGCAGGATGCCGCCAGGGAGACCGCGCCATGA
- a CDS encoding VWA domain-containing protein codes for MWQFDYPWLLFLLPLPWLAYRYLGRYAEARSALRVPFFAAMSQAAGQVPGSASASGGRWQLPLNLLVWGLVLAACARPVLVEKPIEHEQPIRDLMLAIDISQSMQTTDYSAPDGTRVDRLTAVKDVVRDFIAKRKDDRIGLIVFGTAAYPQAPLTLDHGSLGILLDEVGIGMAGPNTALGDAIGLTVKLLDNAQEQEKVLILLTDGNDTGSAITPDHAAAIARDHGVVVHTIGIGDPEATGDAKVDLKTLQDIATTTGGRFFRAGDRDALEQVYTTLDQITPHRVKTLSHQPKRDLFWLPLGAALLALSLAHGVAALASRVSAPRRRRARVEEG; via the coding sequence CCGCTGCCCTGGCTGGCGTACCGCTATCTGGGGCGCTATGCCGAGGCCCGCAGCGCGCTGCGCGTACCGTTCTTCGCGGCCATGAGCCAGGCCGCCGGGCAGGTGCCGGGCAGCGCCAGTGCCAGCGGGGGGCGCTGGCAACTGCCGCTGAACCTGCTGGTGTGGGGGCTGGTCCTCGCCGCGTGTGCGCGGCCGGTACTGGTGGAAAAGCCCATTGAGCACGAGCAGCCGATCCGCGACCTGATGCTGGCCATCGACATCTCGCAATCCATGCAGACCACGGACTACAGCGCGCCGGACGGTACCCGGGTGGATCGCCTGACGGCCGTGAAGGACGTGGTCCGCGACTTCATCGCCAAGCGCAAGGACGACCGCATCGGCCTGATCGTCTTCGGCACTGCGGCCTACCCGCAGGCGCCGCTGACCCTGGACCACGGCAGCCTGGGCATCCTGCTCGACGAAGTCGGCATCGGCATGGCCGGGCCGAACACCGCCCTGGGCGATGCCATCGGCCTGACGGTGAAGCTGCTCGACAACGCCCAGGAACAGGAGAAGGTGCTGATACTGCTCACCGACGGCAACGACACCGGCAGCGCCATCACCCCGGACCACGCCGCCGCCATCGCCCGCGACCATGGCGTCGTGGTGCACACCATCGGTATCGGCGACCCCGAGGCCACCGGCGACGCCAAGGTCGACCTGAAAACCCTGCAGGACATCGCCACCACCACCGGTGGACGGTTCTTCCGCGCCGGCGACCGTGATGCCCTGGAACAGGTCTACACGACTCTCGACCAGATCACCCCGCACCGCGTGAAAACCCTGAGTCACCAGCCCAAGCGAGACCTGTTCTGGCTGCCTTTGGGGGCGGCGTTGCTCGCGCTGTCGCTGGCGCACGGTGTGGCGGCCCTGGCCTCGCGAGTCAGCGCGCCGCGCCGGCGGCGAGCCAGGGTAGAGGAGGGCTGA